One part of the Treponema sp. OMZ 787 genome encodes these proteins:
- a CDS encoding cysteine desulfurase family protein, which yields MIYLDWAATALPQEDIITETLKKSFKYFANPSAKHFLGKEARAALEEARSEVAGLLNTSPENIIFTSGGTEGDYIPMLSLLSQPSTCSIAVSNIEHSAVREQAAAMKARGYKILQIPADKNGLISADAVLNTIDSDTAFVSVMAVNNETGAIQPIAEIGKALEEYSKGKRKIHFHTDAVQAIGKIPFELSKSAVHSASFSGHKIGAPRGIGFLYLTKNIESFIRGGGQEGGIRPGTENLAGILALAGCLKKYYTNLENYVLNAKKLMDFLIDELSAIEGISFIPAMRPQLRDSFSPWILHFAVKELAGEVLLRCLSDKGICISTGSACSSRKKVRPILESMKIDAKMQQNSVRVSIGPSTQKSELAEFLKILKETLKEFS from the coding sequence ATGATTTATTTGGATTGGGCAGCTACAGCCCTTCCTCAAGAGGATATAATTACCGAGACGCTAAAAAAATCTTTTAAATATTTTGCAAATCCTTCAGCAAAACATTTTTTAGGTAAGGAGGCGAGAGCTGCCCTAGAAGAAGCCCGCTCTGAAGTTGCCGGACTTTTAAATACTTCCCCGGAGAATATTATTTTTACATCAGGCGGGACAGAGGGCGATTACATACCCATGCTCTCCCTTTTGTCACAGCCTTCTACATGTTCCATTGCGGTGAGCAATATAGAACATTCTGCTGTTAGAGAACAGGCTGCCGCTATGAAGGCCCGCGGTTATAAAATTTTACAAATTCCGGCTGATAAAAACGGCCTTATAAGTGCCGATGCGGTTTTAAATACTATAGATTCCGATACGGCCTTTGTTTCCGTTATGGCGGTAAATAATGAAACCGGAGCGATTCAGCCGATAGCCGAAATAGGAAAGGCTCTTGAGGAATATTCTAAAGGAAAAAGGAAAATTCATTTTCATACCGATGCGGTTCAGGCTATAGGTAAAATTCCATTTGAGTTGTCAAAGTCGGCTGTTCATTCCGCTTCTTTTAGCGGGCACAAAATAGGGGCTCCCAGAGGAATCGGTTTTTTGTATCTTACAAAAAATATTGAATCCTTTATACGCGGCGGAGGACAGGAAGGCGGGATAAGACCCGGTACCGAAAACCTTGCAGGGATTTTAGCCCTAGCAGGCTGCCTTAAAAAATATTATACAAACTTGGAAAACTATGTTTTGAATGCGAAAAAGTTAATGGATTTTTTGATTGATGAACTTTCAGCCATTGAAGGTATAAGTTTTATTCCCGCAATGAGGCCTCAGTTGAGGGATAGTTTTTCTCCTTGGATTTTACATTTCGCAGTTAAAGAATTAGCTGGTGAAGTTTTGCTAAGATGCCTATCGGATAAGGGGATTTGTATTTCCACAGGATCTGCCTGCTCTTCAAGAAAAAAGGTAAGACCTATTTTGGAATCCATGAAAATCGATGCTAAAATGCAGCAAAATTCCGTGAGAGTTTCGATAGGGCCTTCAACACAAAAAAGCGAGCTTGCGGAATTCTTAAAAATTTTAAAAGAAACTTTAAAAGAGTTCAGTTAA
- a CDS encoding cyclic nucleotide-binding domain-containing protein, producing MKKVPIISTIKTTVNGLKAAAENIENVDIAVLDKYENIVSFFKYEMPEIKIIDFADPNIDAEACLKIIKDDPWLLFGGIIAITDTRHEKAKLEQIKEPNFLFVCTRKDFEKNTNQIIKILNQHQHFLFNRGMHQRPDEKETGHFVSDTDPFEIVFYANLIGTYLYNTDRVNEEERSSLQTAMMEFLLNAVEHGNCNISYNEKNKWLRSGKNMLDLIAEKQQQPEIKKKKVYITYAVDPEKTKITIKDEGNGFDWRSHLEADFEAGLHGMGIKLSQTLVKNIRYNNIGNEVSFEVKNQRHIANLTPAILKSQQLLSFKHMQIVCRENEDSSDLFYISSGRYAVYVNNKLMSVLTPADIFIGEMAFLMNDRRSATVVSIGEGSLIKIPKMNFMKLIEEYPHYGIFLSRLLANRLARQSKVTAKLKEEQENCKCETE from the coding sequence ATGAAAAAGGTACCTATAATAAGCACAATAAAAACTACAGTTAACGGATTAAAAGCTGCTGCGGAAAATATTGAAAACGTCGATATTGCCGTTCTCGATAAATATGAAAACATCGTTTCATTCTTTAAATATGAAATGCCCGAAATTAAAATTATCGATTTTGCAGATCCCAATATCGATGCAGAGGCCTGCTTAAAAATCATAAAAGACGACCCATGGCTTTTATTCGGAGGAATTATAGCAATTACGGACACCCGTCATGAAAAGGCAAAACTCGAACAAATAAAAGAACCTAACTTTTTATTTGTCTGTACAAGAAAGGACTTTGAAAAAAACACTAATCAGATAATCAAGATTTTAAATCAGCATCAGCACTTTTTATTCAACCGAGGAATGCATCAAAGACCTGACGAAAAAGAAACCGGACATTTTGTAAGCGATACGGATCCTTTTGAAATTGTTTTTTATGCTAACCTAATCGGCACCTATCTATATAACACAGACAGAGTTAATGAAGAAGAAAGATCTTCATTACAAACGGCAATGATGGAATTTTTACTTAATGCTGTCGAACATGGAAACTGTAATATTTCCTATAATGAAAAAAACAAATGGCTGCGAAGCGGAAAAAATATGCTGGACCTTATTGCCGAAAAACAGCAACAACCCGAAATAAAAAAGAAAAAAGTCTATATCACATATGCGGTTGATCCCGAAAAAACAAAAATAACGATTAAGGATGAAGGCAACGGTTTTGATTGGAGGAGTCATCTCGAAGCCGACTTTGAGGCAGGGCTGCATGGTATGGGAATTAAACTTTCTCAAACGCTTGTCAAAAACATACGCTATAATAACATAGGCAACGAAGTTTCTTTTGAAGTAAAAAACCAAAGACACATAGCAAACCTTACACCTGCTATTTTAAAATCTCAGCAGCTTCTAAGTTTTAAACATATGCAGATTGTCTGCCGAGAAAACGAAGACTCAAGCGATCTTTTCTATATAAGCTCAGGACGGTACGCAGTTTATGTCAACAATAAACTGATGTCAGTCTTAACACCTGCCGACATATTCATAGGCGAAATGGCTTTTTTAATGAACGACAGAAGATCTGCAACTGTAGTATCAATAGGCGAAGGCTCTCTCATTAAAATTCCTAAGATGAATTTTATGAAACTGATAGAAGAATATCCGCATTACGGCATTTTCTTGTCGCGTCTATTGGCGAACCGTCTGGCCCGCCAATCAAAGGTTACCGCAAAATTAAAAGAAGAACAAGAAAACTGTAAATGTGAGACAGAATAA
- the glgX gene encoding glycogen debranching protein GlgX: MNDLSFFQGRSAPLGAQLGPDGVNFSVFSRNAKEIVLHLFETVEDSEPIISYKLDPQINKTGDVWHVFVAGLKTWAFYLYTADGDFLPSAGRLFDPNNYLLDPYARLISAHSIFNSEQIFNQIKRKEPGGKNQYKRTATGFPKCVVVDEREFDWQGDRPLNISLQKCVIYEAHVKGFSFLNDKISPSKRGKYSGLVELIPYLTDLGITSLELLPVFEFDENENMNVNPKTGLRLKNYWGYSTIAFFAPKALYAEDPGNAVNEFKFMVREFHKAGIEIILDVVFNHTAEGNEHGPIFSFKGFDNSIYYHLEDNKLYYKNFSGCGNSIKTSETPVIKFILDCLRYWVSEMHVDGFRFDLAPVLARDKAGNIDLNSFMIQAIADDPVLHSTKIIAEPWDAGGAYMVGKFPGRWAEWNDLFRNSVRQFWLQPNPDIRHLASRITGSSDLYSQNGRRPYQSINFVCCHDGFTLWDLLSYSEKHNEENGENNRDGSNENLSYNHGIEGRASNEVELMRMRSAKNILTSLILSVGTPMLNMGDEVFRTQNGNNNTYCQDNEMSWFDWELVEENKDFFEFTKKLINLRKTHFSFLRKSFFSGVSKITGAPIDIAWFDHQAQKPNWNSSSNFLAFLIDGNKINLESDENDNDFYFMANSYNNDITVKLPPPSSGGKVWHRLIDTSYTGGKDFLDEENTEQIMNQQVYVVLARTIVVLISK; encoded by the coding sequence ATGAACGATTTATCTTTTTTTCAAGGAAGATCCGCTCCTTTAGGGGCACAATTAGGCCCTGATGGGGTAAATTTTAGTGTTTTTTCTCGGAATGCAAAAGAAATAGTCCTTCACTTATTTGAAACAGTAGAGGATTCTGAGCCTATAATATCATATAAACTGGATCCCCAAATAAATAAAACAGGCGATGTTTGGCATGTTTTTGTTGCCGGGCTTAAGACTTGGGCCTTTTATTTGTATACGGCTGATGGGGATTTTTTGCCTTCGGCCGGCCGCTTGTTTGATCCAAATAATTACTTACTTGATCCTTATGCAAGGTTAATAAGTGCACATTCAATTTTTAATTCGGAGCAAATTTTTAATCAGATAAAGAGAAAGGAGCCGGGCGGTAAAAATCAATATAAAAGAACGGCAACCGGTTTTCCGAAGTGTGTGGTTGTCGATGAAAGAGAATTCGATTGGCAGGGCGACAGGCCTTTAAATATTTCTCTTCAAAAATGCGTAATCTATGAGGCCCATGTAAAAGGATTTTCTTTTTTAAACGATAAGATAAGCCCGTCCAAACGGGGTAAATATTCAGGACTTGTAGAACTTATTCCATATTTAACGGATTTGGGAATCACCTCTCTTGAGCTCCTGCCGGTTTTTGAATTTGATGAAAATGAAAATATGAACGTAAACCCGAAAACAGGTCTCAGGTTAAAAAATTATTGGGGCTACAGCACGATTGCTTTTTTTGCACCTAAGGCTCTCTATGCTGAAGATCCTGGAAATGCCGTAAACGAGTTTAAATTTATGGTAAGGGAATTTCATAAGGCAGGTATCGAAATAATTTTGGATGTGGTGTTTAATCATACCGCAGAAGGAAACGAACACGGCCCTATTTTTTCTTTTAAAGGATTTGATAATTCTATTTACTATCATCTTGAAGATAATAAGCTTTATTATAAAAATTTTTCAGGCTGCGGCAACAGTATAAAAACTTCGGAAACTCCGGTAATAAAATTTATTCTTGACTGTCTGCGTTATTGGGTCAGCGAAATGCATGTTGACGGATTCCGTTTCGACTTGGCTCCTGTCTTGGCCCGCGATAAAGCCGGAAATATAGATTTAAATTCTTTTATGATACAGGCCATTGCAGATGACCCAGTGCTTCATTCCACAAAAATTATAGCTGAACCTTGGGATGCAGGCGGTGCGTACATGGTTGGAAAATTCCCCGGACGATGGGCCGAATGGAACGATTTGTTTAGGAATTCTGTTAGACAGTTTTGGCTTCAGCCCAATCCCGATATAAGGCATTTGGCAAGCCGCATCACCGGTTCTTCCGACTTGTATTCTCAAAATGGAAGAAGACCTTATCAGTCAATAAATTTTGTGTGCTGCCATGACGGTTTTACTCTTTGGGATTTATTAAGCTATTCCGAAAAACATAATGAAGAAAACGGCGAAAACAATCGGGACGGTTCAAACGAAAATTTAAGTTATAATCACGGTATAGAAGGCAGGGCTTCTAACGAGGTTGAGCTTATGAGAATGAGGTCTGCTAAAAATATATTAACAAGCCTTATCCTTTCTGTGGGAACTCCTATGCTCAATATGGGAGATGAAGTATTCAGGACACAAAACGGAAATAATAATACCTATTGTCAAGATAATGAAATGTCTTGGTTTGATTGGGAACTTGTTGAGGAAAATAAGGATTTTTTTGAGTTTACAAAAAAACTTATAAATTTGCGAAAGACTCATTTTTCATTTTTACGGAAGAGTTTTTTTTCCGGCGTTTCAAAAATTACGGGAGCTCCCATCGATATAGCTTGGTTTGATCATCAGGCACAAAAACCCAACTGGAATTCTTCTTCAAATTTTTTGGCTTTTTTAATAGACGGAAATAAAATTAATTTGGAAAGCGACGAAAACGATAATGACTTTTATTTTATGGCCAACAGTTACAACAACGATATAACGGTAAAACTTCCTCCTCCGTCTTCCGGCGGAAAAGTTTGGCATCGGCTTATCGATACTTCTTATACCGGCGGAAAAGATTTTTTGGACGAGGAAAACACCGAGCAAATTATGAACCAGCAAGTATATGTTGTGCTGGCTAGAACAATTGTGGTTTTAATTTCGAAATAG
- a CDS encoding leucine-rich repeat domain-containing protein: protein MKTNYVKTGLYSRYINLGFFVLMAALLLSSLVTGCKQNVIKKKIPYPDPQPYPNAADYKVEHWKQNIEGSGYTLYERETLEGKVGENTKAQAKNYAGFMNLPIVQKKITDDNSAVVKIKYNRKEITLTLNLNGGSTTTDLEDNKLKGRFGAPVPVVNTPTKTGTLFGNWDPDIPSTFPAESTTYTVVWTDSSYRIIIKGDERTNIQQGTFIDIPLAENKTWSNIKEQAKAKVTLKSEWNNGDYEVYEWRFNNENGELLTETEQMNKPLTVYAVTNYNKFNIEDSVLGKSIGLTADGKGYTGSEPKGKIIIPNGITWITSNADNWGAFKDCTKIISVRFPVSLTHGIGPNIFYGCTGLTSIDLSRCRNLTTISWNVFDGCTGLTSIDLSGCINLTGIGDYAFYDCRGLTSIDLSGCIKLTKIGGVVFGSCTALTSIDLSRCINLTEIGSSAFCDCTGLTSIDLSGCIKLTKIYGDAFHGCTGLTSIDLSRCINLTEIGGDAFYGCTNLEVKLPENIATIEKKAFGSPESFCKKVLIKSGDNYDRIKQLVIDSGYPEDRIGEY from the coding sequence ATGAAAACTAATTATGTAAAAACCGGTTTATATTCCCGATATATAAACTTAGGTTTCTTTGTATTGATGGCGGCGCTTTTGTTAAGCAGCCTTGTTACCGGTTGTAAGCAAAATGTAATAAAGAAAAAAATCCCTTACCCCGATCCTCAGCCATATCCTAACGCGGCTGATTACAAGGTAGAGCATTGGAAGCAAAATATCGAAGGCTCTGGCTATACCTTATATGAAAGGGAAACCTTAGAAGGCAAAGTGGGTGAAAATACAAAGGCCCAAGCAAAAAACTATGCAGGTTTTATGAACTTGCCCATAGTCCAAAAAAAGATAACAGATGATAATTCCGCTGTAGTAAAAATTAAATATAATAGAAAAGAAATAACCCTTACTCTTAATTTAAATGGCGGAAGTACCACTACAGATCTTGAAGATAACAAATTAAAGGGACGATTCGGTGCACCTGTACCTGTGGTAAATACTCCCACAAAGACTGGAACCCTTTTTGGGAACTGGGATCCTGATATTCCTTCTACTTTTCCTGCCGAATCTACAACATACACTGTTGTTTGGACTGACTCATCATATCGCATTATCATAAAAGGTGATGAACGAACAAACATACAGCAAGGAACCTTTATCGATATTCCCCTTGCTGAAAATAAAACTTGGTCAAATATAAAAGAGCAAGCTAAGGCTAAGGTTACTCTAAAATCTGAATGGAATAACGGTGATTATGAAGTTTACGAATGGAGGTTTAATAATGAGAACGGAGAACTATTGACCGAAACCGAACAAATGAATAAACCTCTTACCGTATATGCCGTAACCAACTATAATAAGTTTAATATTGAAGATAGCGTTCTGGGTAAGAGTATTGGACTTACGGCAGACGGCAAAGGTTATACCGGAAGCGAACCCAAGGGTAAAATAATAATCCCTAACGGTATTACCTGGATAACATCCAACGCAGATAATTGGGGAGCTTTTAAAGATTGTACCAAAATAATATCGGTACGCTTTCCTGTAAGCCTAACTCATGGAATAGGCCCGAATATTTTTTATGGCTGTACAGGCTTAACAAGTATAGACTTATCAAGGTGTAGAAACCTTACCACAATAAGCTGGAATGTTTTTGATGGCTGTACAGGCTTAACAAGTATAGACTTATCAGGGTGTATAAACCTTACCGGAATAGGCGATTATGCTTTTTATGATTGTAGAGGCTTAACAAGTATAGACTTATCAGGATGTATAAAACTTACTAAAATAGGCGGAGTGGTTTTTGGTAGTTGCACAGCATTGACAAGTATAGACTTATCAAGATGTATAAACCTTACTGAAATAGGCAGTTCTGCTTTTTGTGATTGTACAGGCTTAACAAGTATAGACTTATCAGGATGTATAAAACTTACTAAAATATACGGAGATGCTTTTCATGGCTGTACAGGCTTAACAAGTATAGACTTATCAAGATGTATAAACCTTACTGAAATAGGCGGAGATGCTTTTTATGGCTGTACAAATTTAGAAGTCAAACTACCTGAAAACATAGCAACAATAGAGAAAAAGGCTTTCGGTTCTCCTGAATCTTTCTGCAAAAAAGTCCTTATAAAATCAGGTGATAATTATGATCGTATAAAACAACTAGTAATAGATTCAGGCTATCCTGAAGATAGGATAGGAGAATACTAG
- a CDS encoding S9 family peptidase, translating into MKTIKLDDFKNYEFLSNLKFSEDGRYAAYICAHADLAENDYNKALFLLDMETKKTKQLTGEDVNSFYGFDGDRLLFSARRTKKEKEEKEKTFVYAIPVSGGEALLAYTFPHPVLKMEFADKKTAVVLHSWKDDPFKKLSKEKAEEAKKDEADYETFEEIPFWRNGGGFTSRKRNRLFVYNLSNMKGTALTDEFTQVDGFDFDKKTQEILFTKSTYTDKMPIYNELMLMPLKTKKAKLLNAGQDFMYADAKFFADKILYTGADGKKYGVNQDADIYLIPKTGIGAKMISPKDYDKSLWNSVGSDSRYGGGANSHVKDGKYYFITTEDDSSFVNVIDEKGELKQVITEKGSVDCFAVNEEKILFIGFRKQELQEVYLFDGEKENCLTKHNAYASKLQKIVPEEFEFTNDGVKLHGFVLKPLNYKAGKKYPGVLTIHGGPKTVYGSIFYHEMQFLAQSGYFVFYTNPRGADGMGRAFADIRGKYGSIDYSDLMKLTDEVLKKYKDIDKDRVGVMGGSYGGFMTNWIIGHTNRFAAACSQRSISNWISKFGTTDIGYYFNSDQNGNATPWNGFEKMWDHSPLKYADKCKTPTLFIQSDEDYRCFEACAFQMFTALKYHGCEAKLVLFHGENHDLSRTGKPKHRIRRLTEIFNWFEKHLKK; encoded by the coding sequence ATGAAGACAATAAAGTTGGACGATTTTAAAAATTACGAATTTTTAAGTAACCTTAAATTTTCGGAAGACGGAAGATATGCGGCCTATATTTGTGCTCATGCCGACCTAGCCGAAAACGATTATAACAAAGCCCTTTTTCTTTTGGACATGGAAACAAAAAAGACAAAGCAGCTTACGGGCGAGGATGTAAATTCTTTTTACGGCTTTGACGGCGACCGCCTCCTTTTTTCTGCAAGAAGAACAAAAAAAGAAAAGGAAGAAAAAGAGAAAACCTTTGTTTATGCTATCCCTGTTTCGGGCGGTGAAGCCTTGCTTGCCTACACCTTTCCCCATCCCGTTTTAAAAATGGAATTTGCCGATAAAAAGACGGCTGTCGTTTTACACTCATGGAAGGATGACCCGTTTAAAAAACTTTCTAAAGAAAAGGCCGAAGAAGCAAAAAAAGACGAGGCCGATTATGAGACCTTTGAAGAGATTCCCTTTTGGAGAAACGGAGGCGGTTTTACCTCACGCAAGAGGAACAGGCTCTTTGTTTACAATCTTTCAAACATGAAGGGGACGGCCCTTACCGATGAGTTCACTCAGGTTGACGGCTTTGACTTTGATAAAAAGACCCAAGAGATTTTATTTACAAAGTCTACTTATACAGATAAGATGCCCATCTATAACGAGCTCATGCTCATGCCCTTAAAAACCAAAAAGGCAAAGCTCTTAAATGCCGGTCAAGATTTTATGTACGCCGATGCCAAATTCTTCGCAGATAAAATTCTTTATACGGGTGCCGATGGAAAAAAATACGGCGTTAATCAAGATGCCGATATTTATCTTATCCCCAAAACCGGAATCGGAGCCAAGATGATTTCGCCCAAGGATTACGACAAGAGTTTGTGGAATTCTGTAGGTTCAGATTCAAGGTATGGGGGCGGAGCTAACTCCCATGTCAAGGACGGAAAATATTATTTTATTACAACCGAGGATGATTCTTCTTTTGTAAATGTCATTGACGAAAAAGGAGAATTAAAACAAGTTATTACAGAAAAGGGCTCGGTAGATTGCTTTGCCGTTAATGAAGAAAAAATTCTTTTTATCGGGTTTAGAAAGCAGGAATTGCAGGAAGTTTATCTTTTTGACGGCGAAAAAGAAAACTGTCTTACAAAGCACAATGCTTACGCTTCAAAACTTCAAAAGATTGTTCCCGAAGAATTCGAGTTTACAAATGACGGCGTTAAACTCCACGGCTTTGTTTTAAAGCCCTTAAACTACAAGGCCGGAAAAAAATACCCGGGTGTCTTGACCATCCACGGCGGGCCTAAGACTGTTTACGGCTCAATCTTTTATCACGAGATGCAGTTTTTAGCCCAGTCAGGCTACTTTGTGTTTTACACAAACCCGCGAGGTGCCGACGGAATGGGCCGGGCCTTTGCCGACATCCGGGGCAAGTACGGTTCGATCGACTACTCCGATTTAATGAAGCTTACAGATGAGGTTCTAAAAAAATACAAGGATATCGATAAGGATAGGGTAGGCGTTATGGGAGGCTCCTACGGCGGCTTTATGACTAACTGGATTATCGGCCACACAAACCGCTTTGCTGCAGCCTGCTCCCAGCGTTCTATCTCAAACTGGATTTCCAAATTCGGTACGACCGATATCGGTTATTATTTTAACTCCGATCAAAACGGAAATGCTACTCCTTGGAACGGCTTTGAAAAAATGTGGGATCACAGCCCCCTCAAGTATGCCGATAAGTGCAAGACTCCGACCCTCTTTATTCAATCCGATGAAGACTACCGCTGTTTTGAAGCCTGTGCCTTCCAAATGTTTACGGCCCTTAAATATCACGGCTGTGAAGCAAAGCTTGTCTTGTTCCACGGGGAAAATCATGACCTCTCCCGAACAGGAAAGCCCAAGCACCGAATCCGCCGCTTAACCGAGATCTTCAACTGGTTTGAAAAGCATCTTAAAAAGTAG
- a CDS encoding site-specific DNA-methyltransferase — protein MKLFTWEGKDLAAQKLENLLKNQNNFIFTENKIKSFNTDIAENLYIESDNLYALLFLQKDYKEKIKIIYIDPPYNTGKKFTYADNFRSMTEWMNYLYIRLNLAKNLLACDGLIFISIDDKTYPYLRIILDEIFGMENFISTLVWNNSTGGGLRKKHINTSHEYIVLYAKDKTKAKPMTAPMPEKAKKMYKYKDDNGRLFRYQQFAWKNKTQAKNQRYPIKTPDGNFIIPKEGYIYRFVEKSFLNLLEKKLIVFKKTDKSVFTEINGNPTQWTVWVKTYLEKEEKTVPKSILPTEYVKTNIQSAYEQKVLFGAKLFDYAKPVSLLKYLFKLVPDSENAVILDFFSGSASTAHAVMELNAEFNEKRKFILVQKDEPCPEDSPALKAGFKTIAELGRERIIRASALIQKRFPEKTFGFKYLKLSGEYPPTF, from the coding sequence ATGAAACTTTTTACATGGGAAGGAAAAGATCTGGCCGCCCAAAAATTAGAAAATCTATTAAAAAATCAAAATAATTTTATCTTTACCGAAAACAAGATAAAAAGTTTTAACACAGATATTGCAGAAAATCTTTATATAGAATCCGATAATCTATACGCTCTTCTTTTTTTACAAAAAGATTATAAAGAAAAAATAAAAATAATATACATTGACCCTCCGTATAATACCGGTAAAAAATTTACTTATGCCGATAATTTTCGAAGCATGACCGAATGGATGAATTATCTTTATATAAGATTAAACCTTGCAAAAAATTTATTGGCTTGTGACGGGCTTATTTTTATAAGCATTGACGATAAGACCTATCCTTATTTAAGAATCATCCTTGACGAAATTTTCGGTATGGAAAATTTTATCTCCACCCTTGTCTGGAATAACTCGACAGGCGGAGGCTTGCGGAAAAAACATATCAACACATCTCATGAGTACATCGTCTTATATGCCAAGGATAAAACTAAGGCAAAACCCATGACAGCCCCGATGCCTGAAAAGGCAAAAAAAATGTATAAATACAAGGACGATAACGGCCGGCTTTTTAGGTATCAGCAATTTGCGTGGAAAAATAAGACGCAGGCAAAAAATCAAAGATATCCGATAAAAACTCCCGACGGTAATTTTATAATTCCAAAAGAAGGTTATATTTACCGCTTTGTCGAAAAAAGTTTTTTAAACCTTTTAGAAAAAAAATTAATCGTATTTAAAAAAACAGACAAGTCCGTTTTTACGGAAATAAACGGTAATCCTACTCAGTGGACGGTTTGGGTAAAAACCTATCTTGAAAAAGAAGAAAAAACCGTTCCTAAATCTATTCTCCCAACGGAGTATGTTAAAACAAATATACAAAGTGCTTATGAACAAAAAGTTTTATTCGGAGCAAAGCTTTTCGATTACGCAAAACCTGTAAGTCTTTTAAAATATCTTTTTAAACTGGTTCCCGATTCGGAGAATGCGGTTATTTTAGATTTTTTTTCGGGCTCGGCATCAACAGCCCATGCCGTGATGGAACTAAACGCAGAGTTTAACGAAAAGCGAAAATTTATTTTGGTACAAAAGGACGAGCCCTGCCCCGAGGACTCCCCTGCCCTCAAAGCCGGTTTTAAAACGATAGCAGAGCTGGGCAGGGAAAGAATTATAAGAGCCTCCGCCCTAATCCAAAAAAGATTTCCGGAAAAAACTTTCGGTTTCAAGTATTTGAAATTAAGCGGAGAGTATCCTCCTACTTTTTAA
- a CDS encoding DUF3298 and DUF4163 domain-containing protein: MKSKIMATFCLIFLLNFLGAAESSYDAVGGATESNSNTEIEQDAVHCEVKIDFPIFEDIPILNALTAQKAKEVTDEFWNGYYSISPDDMAKSPTARNFELVIGYDDIVRDKNYISFVLSIYEYAGGAHGLTSLVPVNYDIKTKKLVSLADVLRPASKNWLTKLSNEARKQLTNKVKKGELSSDEGMIKEGTEPKLENFDVFQIENGKIKIIFEQYQVAPYSEGLPEITIPIDFFR; the protein is encoded by the coding sequence ATGAAATCAAAAATTATGGCTACGTTTTGCCTTATTTTTTTGCTTAATTTCTTAGGTGCTGCAGAATCTTCTTATGATGCAGTCGGAGGTGCTACCGAAAGCAACTCGAACACTGAGATTGAACAAGATGCCGTTCATTGTGAAGTAAAAATAGATTTTCCTATTTTTGAAGATATTCCGATTCTAAATGCTCTTACTGCACAAAAAGCAAAAGAGGTAACCGATGAATTTTGGAATGGTTATTATTCTATTTCACCCGATGATATGGCAAAGTCGCCTACCGCCCGAAATTTTGAGCTCGTTATCGGATATGATGATATCGTACGGGACAAAAATTATATAAGCTTTGTTTTGTCGATTTATGAGTATGCCGGAGGAGCTCACGGCCTTACATCATTGGTTCCCGTAAACTACGATATAAAAACAAAAAAACTTGTGTCTTTAGCCGATGTACTACGCCCTGCTTCAAAAAATTGGCTTACCAAGCTCTCAAATGAGGCAAGAAAACAGTTAACGAATAAGGTTAAGAAGGGCGAATTATCCTCCGATGAGGGAATGATAAAAGAAGGAACAGAACCTAAGCTTGAAAATTTCGATGTTTTCCAAATCGAAAACGGAAAGATTAAAATTATTTTTGAGCAATATCAGGTCGCTCCGTATTCCGAAGGCTTACCTGAAATTACAATTCCGATAGATTTTTTTAGATAG
- a CDS encoding Fic family protein, with translation MKQLHYILKYGTTDSRKSWFKVGDYKMLENEAGGDETTKPSDVASEMKTLLTEYNSKAKITFDDVLDFHVRFEAIHPFQDGNGRIGRLIMFKECLKHNIVPFIITEELKIYYYRGIKNWKNERGYLRDTCLTGQDLMKQCLDYFGIMYN, from the coding sequence ATAAAACAGCTTCATTATATTCTAAAGTACGGCACAACTGACAGCCGGAAATCATGGTTTAAGGTTGGGGATTATAAAATGCTGGAAAATGAAGCGGGCGGCGATGAAACTACAAAACCTTCTGATGTTGCATCAGAGATGAAAACCTTATTAACGGAATACAATTCAAAAGCCAAAATCACTTTTGATGATGTGCTAGATTTTCATGTCCGATTTGAAGCTATTCATCCATTCCAAGACGGTAACGGCCGTATTGGAAGATTAATAATGTTTAAGGAATGTCTTAAACATAATATCGTCCCTTTCATAATTACTGAAGAACTAAAAATTTACTATTACAGAGGAATTAAAAATTGGAAAAATGAAAGAGGTTATTTAAGAGATACATGTCTTACCGGACAGGATTTAATGAAACAATGTTTGGATTATTTTGGTATTATGTATAATTAA